A single Populus nigra chromosome 13, ddPopNigr1.1, whole genome shotgun sequence DNA region contains:
- the LOC133670952 gene encoding 4-coumarate--CoA ligase-like 9, producing MDQQANSPINPKSGFNSSAKTFHSLRPPIHLPPEETPFSAADYALSLHANHSPWPDSLAIINSSTSQKLSYSDFIERIKSLTLYLQNVTQLRKNDTAFILCPNSIKVPVLYFSLLSLGVVISPANPISTESEISHQISLSNPVIAFAISKTCHKLPKLKYRTILIDSPEFDSVITMSPAAATTAQQDLEKVTVSQSDLAAIMYSSGTTGKVKGVMLTHRNLMAVIAGYYPFKQERKSPTVMLYTVPYFHVFGFFYSFKSVALSETVVVMERFDLKKMLRAVEKFRVTHLAVAPPVVVAMAKSDLTDGYDLRSLETVGCGGAPLGKDVMKVFADRFPTVDLWQGYGLTESTGVLSRSNSPEESRHWGSVGRLTACCEAKIVDADTGDALPPGKQGELWVRGSTIMKGYVGDPEATSTTLDPDGWLRTGDLCYIDEEGFLFVVDRLKELIKYKGYQVAPAELEQLLQSHLEIADAAVIPYPDKEAGQVPMAFVVKQPQSRINERGVMDFVAKQVAPYKKVRRVEFVSAIPKSPAGKILRKELRKMVLIPFPSSKM from the exons ATGGACCAACAAGCCAACTCTCCAATCAACCCAAAGAGTGGCTTCAACTCCTCAGCAAAGACTTTCCATAGCCTAAGACCTCCTATCCATCTCCCTCCCGAGGAAACTCCTTTCTCAGCAGCTGACTATGCTCTCTCACTCCATGCCAACCACTCTCCCTGGCCTGATTCATTAGCCATAATCAACTCATCCACAAGCCAAAAGCTTTCTTACTCGGACTTCATTGAAAGAATCAAATCCTTAACCTTGTATCTCCAAAATGTCACTCAACTTCGCAAAAATGACACTGCCTTTATTCTCTGTCCAAACTCCATTAAAGTCCCCGTTCTGTACTTCTCTCTTCTTTCACTTGGTGTAGTGATCTCCCCTGCAAATCCCATAAGCACTGAATCAGAAATCTCACACCAGATCAGTCTCTCTAACCCGGTAATCGCCTTTGCTATATCAAAAACATGTCACAAGCTTCCAAAGCTGAAATACAGAACCATTCTCATCGACTCACCTGAGTTTGACTCAGTAATTACCATGTCTCCTGCGGCTGCAACAACAGCTCAGCAAGACCTCGAAAAGGTTACAGTGAGTCAATCAGACTTGGCAGCGATCATGTACTCCTCAGGCACGACAGGGAAAGTCAAAGGAGTGATGTTGACTCACAGGAACCTCATGGCTGTAATTGCGGGGTACTATCCATTTAAACAAGAGAGGAAATCCCCTACTGTCATGCTTTACACGGTGCCATATTTTCACGTGTTTGGATTCTTCTACAGTTTTAAATCAGTAGCATTAAGTGAAACAGTGGTGGTGATGGAGAGGTTTGATTTGAAGAAGATGTTGAGAGCTGTGGAGAAGTTTAGGGTAACCCACCTGGCGGTGGCGCCACCAGTGGTTGTAGCGATGGCAAAGAGTGACTTGACGGACGGTTACGATTTGAGGTCGCTGGAGACTGTGGGGTGTGGTGGTGCTCCGCTTGGGAAGGATGTTATGAAGGTGTTCGCAGACAGGTTTCCTACCGTGGACCTGTGGCAG GGTTATGGGCTAACTGAATCAACGGGGGTCCTGTCCCGATCAAATAGTCCGGAAGAAAGTCGCCATTGGGGTTCAGTAGGAAGGCTCACCGCCTGTTGTGAAGCAAAAATTGTTGATGCTGATACCGGTGACGCCTTGCCTCCGGGGAAGCAAGGAGAGCTTTGGGTTAGAGGATCCACAATAATGAAAG GTTATGTTGGTGATCCTGAAGCAACTTCTACTACCTTGGATCCAGATGGCTGGTTGAGGACTGGTGATCTTTGTTATATAGACGAGGAAGGTTTTTTATTCGTTGTTGACAGACTGAAGGAACTGATCAAATACAAGGGATACCAG GTTGCTCCAGCTGAACTAGAGCAACTGCTCCAGTCCCATCTAGAGATAGCTGATGCTGCAGTAATACC ATACCCTGACAAGGAAGCTGGTCAGGTGCCCATGGCTTTTGTGGTGAAACAGCCTCAGAGTAGAATCAATGAAAGGGGGGTAATGGATTTTGTTGCAAAA CAGGTTGCACCATACAAGAAAGTAAGGCGAGTAGAGTTTGTCAGTGCTATACCCAAGAGTCCAGCAGGAAAAATATTGAGGAAGGAACTGAGAAAGATGGTTCTAATTCCGTTCCCTTCATCGAAAATGTAA